A single region of the Candidatus Methylomirabilota bacterium genome encodes:
- the amrB gene encoding AmmeMemoRadiSam system protein B gives MRPPADVRPSPLAGGWYPADPRELATTVDGHLSAARPPAAAGAVVALVAPHAGHRYSGPVAGYAFGTTRQLTPDLVAIVGPMHDPFDGALLTSGHRAYATPLGDVPIDPDVVRRLDVHVRDELGFGLIPVRNDREHSLEIELPFLQRALPKAFRLVPVMVRDQRREVARGLGRALARTLEDHSALLIASTDLSHYYPQPRAEKFDAELLRRLEAFDPDAVLRAEEEGRGFACGIGALAAVLWAARELGADRLEVLRYATSGDATGDYAQVVGYAAAVVTRGGAGDSSPPARLIAGRGRRHSRSAPARTPRTR, from the coding sequence GTGAGGCCGCCCGCCGATGTGCGGCCCTCGCCGCTGGCCGGCGGCTGGTACCCGGCGGATCCGCGCGAGCTGGCGACGACGGTGGACGGCCATCTCAGCGCCGCCCGCCCCCCGGCGGCCGCCGGCGCGGTGGTGGCGCTGGTGGCCCCGCACGCCGGGCACCGGTATTCGGGGCCGGTCGCCGGTTATGCCTTCGGGACGACACGGCAGCTGACGCCGGACCTCGTCGCCATCGTCGGCCCCATGCATGATCCATTCGACGGGGCCCTGCTGACGTCGGGCCACCGCGCCTACGCCACGCCCCTCGGTGACGTCCCCATCGATCCCGATGTCGTGCGGCGGCTCGATGTCCACGTCCGGGACGAGCTGGGCTTCGGGCTGATCCCCGTCAGGAACGACCGGGAACACTCGCTGGAGATCGAGCTGCCCTTCCTGCAGCGCGCGCTCCCCAAGGCCTTCCGCCTGGTTCCGGTGATGGTGCGCGACCAGCGCCGCGAGGTGGCGCGGGGCCTGGGACGGGCGCTGGCGCGGACGCTGGAGGACCATTCGGCGCTGCTGATCGCCAGCACCGATCTCTCTCACTATTACCCGCAGCCGCGCGCGGAGAAGTTCGACGCCGAGCTCTTGCGCCGCCTGGAGGCCTTCGATCCGGACGCGGTGCTGCGCGCCGAGGAGGAGGGCAGAGGCTTCGCCTGCGGGATCGGCGCGCTGGCGGCCGTGCTGTGGGCGGCCCGGGAGCTGGGGGCCGATCGTTTAGAGGTTCTGCGCTACGCGACCTCGGGCGACGCGACCGGCGATTACGCCCAGGTCGTCGGCTACGCCGCCGCGGTCGTCACACGCGGAGGGGCGGGCGACAGCTCCCCACCCGCGCGCCTGATCGCCGGCCGTGGCCGCCGTCATTCCCGGAGCGCGCCGGCCAGGACGCCGCGGACCAGGTAG
- a CDS encoding carbohydrate ABC transporter permease, protein MRGGQRIRDGLVLLLLVAYAAPFFWQLLTSFKPETELLVLPPLWPTRPTLAHYAVVLRESLLPRALLNSLVVATLTVALALGLGLFGAYALARLPVPGKGALMLGIVASTAFPQIATVSPLYLLLRALGLRDTWTALVLANTSFALPLIIWLLAGFIREIPDEIEEAAALDGAGRLQTLGFVVLPLVAPALASAALLTFLSSWNEFLFAYTFTATEASRTVPVALALFPGVFEVPWGDIAAASILASLPPVVIVVGLQRYLVRGVLAGALRE, encoded by the coding sequence GTGAGAGGCGGCCAGCGCATCCGCGACGGCCTCGTGCTGCTGCTGCTGGTCGCCTACGCGGCGCCCTTCTTCTGGCAGCTCCTGACGTCGTTCAAGCCCGAGACCGAGCTCCTGGTCCTGCCGCCGCTCTGGCCGACGCGGCCGACGCTGGCCCACTACGCGGTGGTGCTCCGGGAGAGCCTGCTCCCCCGCGCGCTCCTGAACAGCCTGGTCGTGGCCACGCTTACCGTCGCGCTGGCACTCGGGCTGGGGCTCTTCGGCGCCTATGCGCTGGCGCGGCTGCCGGTCCCGGGCAAGGGGGCGCTCATGCTGGGCATCGTCGCCAGCACGGCCTTCCCCCAGATCGCCACCGTCAGCCCGCTCTACCTGCTCCTGCGCGCCCTCGGGCTGCGCGACACCTGGACGGCGCTCGTCCTCGCCAACACCTCGTTCGCGCTGCCGCTGATCATCTGGCTGCTGGCCGGCTTCATCCGCGAGATCCCCGACGAGATCGAAGAAGCGGCCGCGCTCGACGGCGCCGGCCGCCTCCAGACGCTGGGCTTCGTCGTGCTGCCGCTGGTGGCGCCGGCGCTGGCCTCGGCGGCGCTGCTGACCTTCCTCTCCAGCTGGAACGAGTTCCTCTTCGCCTATACCTTCACCGCCACCGAGGCGAGCCGGACGGTGCCGGTGGCGCTGGCGCTCTTTCCGGGCGTCTTCGAGGTCCCCTGGGGCGACATCGCCGCCGCCTCGATCCTGGCCAGCCTGCCGCCCGTCGTCATCGTGGTGGGCCTGCAGCGCTACCTGGTCCGCGGCGTCCTGGCCGGCGCGCTCCGGGAATGA
- a CDS encoding sugar ABC transporter permease — MTPRQRADRRAGLLFLAPALLALALLTVYPSVWVLWLSLERRIPVFGVARFVGLSNYEFLAGDPRLWNAAWVTLAFTGASVALELLLGVLVALALSGQRAGRRTALALLLLAWALPSVVTAKLFEWLYHPSAGLVNFLLGGRSLNWLGDPHLALPGLILADVWRTTPFVALLCYARLLTIPGALYEAAQVDGAGRLAMLGRITFPLLRRVLLIALLFRTLDALRAFDLMFVLTGGGPASTTETLTVYAYRSLFQTLQLGFGSAIGVIVFALVMATAWIYLRVLRRQGMAA; from the coding sequence ATGACCCCGCGCCAGCGCGCCGACCGGCGAGCGGGGCTGCTCTTCCTCGCCCCCGCGCTCCTGGCCCTCGCCCTCCTCACCGTCTATCCGAGCGTGTGGGTGCTCTGGCTCTCGCTCGAGCGCCGGATCCCCGTCTTCGGCGTGGCGCGCTTCGTCGGCCTCTCCAACTACGAGTTCCTGGCCGGGGACCCGCGTCTGTGGAACGCCGCGTGGGTCACGCTCGCCTTCACGGGCGCCTCGGTGGCCCTGGAGCTCCTGCTGGGCGTCCTGGTGGCGCTGGCCCTGTCGGGGCAGCGCGCGGGACGGCGGACCGCGCTGGCGTTGCTGCTGTTGGCCTGGGCGCTGCCGTCGGTGGTCACCGCGAAGCTCTTCGAGTGGCTCTATCACCCCTCGGCCGGGTTGGTGAACTTCCTGCTGGGCGGACGATCCCTCAACTGGCTCGGCGACCCACACCTGGCGCTGCCGGGGCTGATCCTCGCCGACGTGTGGCGGACGACGCCCTTCGTCGCGCTGCTCTGCTATGCCCGGCTCCTCACGATCCCCGGCGCGCTGTACGAGGCCGCCCAGGTGGACGGCGCCGGGCGCTTGGCCATGCTGGGGCGGATCACCTTCCCGCTGCTCCGCCGCGTGCTCCTGATCGCGCTCCTCTTCCGCACGCTGGACGCGCTGCGGGCGTTCGACCTCATGTTCGTGCTCACCGGGGGCGGCCCCGCCTCCACCACGGAGACGCTGACCGTGTACGCCTACCGCAGCCTGTTCCAGACGCTCCAGCTCGGCTTCGGCTCGGCCATCGGCGTGATCGTGTTCGCGCTGGTCATGGCCACCGCCTGGATCTACCTGCGCGTCCTGCGCCGCCAGGGGATGGCCGCGTGA
- a CDS encoding ABC transporter substrate-binding protein, which translates to MRHLSSAALLVLSAHLLLGGCQPAPPRAEPVTLVFKHARILGPSDPLPGLLREFEARHPGVRVKSESLPWSTDEQHQFYAINLEGGGPAFDVMMLDVIWVPEFAQARWLLDLTELMPRGELAAHFPAAVEPATWGGRVWAMPWIMNVGLLYYRADLLARYGLGPPETYEALVAQVKQIQAGQRDARLDGFLWQGKQYEGLIVNLLEGLWANGTRLVGEDGSLFPDPARAEDVLVFLRRLIDTGVSPPWVTAADEELSRRAFGDGRAIFLRNWPYAMDLFELPESPVRGKVGIAPLPRHAHGARGTGATGGAHLGVDRRTRHPEAAVALVRFLASAAAQKTMAAGVALNPTRTALYRDADLVRSHPHLPLIGALTAAARPRPVTPYYLMLSSTLQPEVSAVLVKVKTPGDAIAQARRTVSYMLRDVR; encoded by the coding sequence ATGCGACACCTTTCCTCGGCCGCACTCCTCGTCCTATCCGCCCACCTGCTCCTGGGGGGCTGCCAGCCCGCCCCGCCGCGCGCGGAGCCCGTCACGCTCGTCTTCAAGCACGCCAGGATCCTGGGCCCCTCCGATCCCCTGCCCGGTCTCCTCCGCGAGTTCGAGGCCCGCCACCCCGGCGTGCGCGTCAAGAGCGAGTCGCTCCCCTGGAGCACGGACGAGCAGCATCAGTTCTACGCGATCAACCTGGAGGGCGGCGGCCCGGCCTTCGACGTCATGATGCTCGACGTCATCTGGGTGCCCGAGTTCGCCCAGGCGCGATGGCTGCTGGACCTCACCGAGCTGATGCCGCGGGGGGAGCTGGCGGCCCACTTTCCGGCGGCGGTAGAGCCGGCGACGTGGGGCGGGCGCGTGTGGGCGATGCCGTGGATCATGAACGTGGGCCTCCTCTACTATCGCGCCGATCTCCTGGCCCGCTACGGCCTAGGGCCGCCGGAGACGTACGAGGCGCTGGTGGCCCAGGTCAAGCAGATCCAGGCTGGCCAGCGCGATGCCCGCCTCGACGGCTTCCTCTGGCAGGGCAAGCAGTACGAGGGCCTGATCGTGAATCTGCTCGAGGGGCTCTGGGCGAACGGCACGCGGCTCGTCGGTGAGGATGGAAGCCTCTTCCCCGATCCGGCCCGGGCCGAGGACGTCCTCGTCTTTCTCCGCCGGCTGATCGACACCGGCGTGAGCCCGCCGTGGGTGACCGCCGCGGACGAGGAGCTCTCCCGGCGCGCCTTCGGCGACGGGCGGGCCATCTTCCTCAGGAACTGGCCGTACGCGATGGACCTCTTCGAGCTGCCGGAGTCGCCCGTCCGCGGCAAAGTGGGCATCGCGCCGCTGCCGCGGCACGCTCACGGCGCCCGCGGCACCGGCGCCACCGGCGGCGCGCACCTCGGCGTCGATCGCCGTACGCGGCATCCCGAGGCGGCCGTCGCGCTCGTTCGCTTCCTCGCCAGCGCCGCCGCCCAGAAGACCATGGCCGCCGGCGTGGCGCTCAACCCGACCCGCACGGCGCTCTATCGCGACGCCGACCTGGTGCGCAGCCACCCCCACCTGCCCCTGATCGGCGCGCTGACCGCCGCCGCCCGGCCCCGCCCGGTCACGCCGTACTACTTGATGCTCTCGTCCACGCTGCAGCCGGAGGTCTCCGCGGTCCTGGTGAAGGTCAAGACGCCGGGCGACGCCATCGCGCAGGCGCGGCGGACCGTCAGCTACATGCTGCGCGACGTCCGATGA
- the amrS gene encoding AmmeMemoRadiSam system radical SAM enzyme: MASKPSVTLEDVLARLAREGELYERLPEGRVRCYACGHRCLILPGQRGVCKVRWNEDGRLMVPSGYVAALQLDPVEKKPFFHAYPGARALSFGMLGCDYHCGFCQNHLTSQALRDPAAGVPPEIVTPQQIVDLALRHRARILTSTYNEPLITSEWAVEVFREGKARGLACSYVSNGNATPEVLEYIRPWVDLYKVDLKGFDDRRYRKLGGLLQTVLDSIRLVFEKGFWLEIVTLVIPGFNDSDEELRDIARFLVSVSPDIPWHVTAFHPDYKMTDRDQTAAQTLLRAAEIGVTEGLRYVYAGNLPGRVGPFENTRCPSCRTLLIERAGYRIVRDVLTPTSGSCPSCGMSIPGRWR; the protein is encoded by the coding sequence ATGGCGAGCAAACCGTCGGTCACGCTCGAGGACGTGCTCGCGCGGCTGGCGCGCGAGGGCGAGCTCTACGAGCGCCTGCCCGAAGGGCGCGTGCGCTGCTACGCCTGCGGCCACCGCTGCCTGATCCTGCCCGGCCAGCGCGGCGTCTGCAAGGTGCGCTGGAACGAGGATGGGCGGCTGATGGTCCCCTCGGGGTACGTCGCCGCGCTCCAGCTCGATCCCGTCGAGAAGAAGCCGTTCTTCCACGCCTACCCGGGCGCGCGTGCGCTCTCGTTCGGCATGCTCGGATGCGATTATCACTGTGGTTTCTGTCAGAACCATCTGACCTCCCAGGCGCTCCGCGATCCCGCCGCCGGCGTCCCGCCGGAGATCGTCACGCCTCAGCAGATCGTCGACCTCGCGCTCCGACACCGCGCCCGGATTCTCACCTCGACCTACAACGAGCCGCTCATCACGAGCGAGTGGGCCGTCGAGGTCTTCCGGGAGGGCAAGGCGCGCGGGCTGGCTTGCTCGTACGTGTCCAACGGCAACGCGACGCCGGAGGTGCTCGAGTACATCCGCCCCTGGGTCGACCTCTACAAGGTCGACCTCAAGGGCTTCGACGACAGACGCTACCGTAAGCTCGGTGGGCTGCTGCAGACGGTGCTGGACTCGATCCGGCTGGTCTTCGAAAAAGGGTTCTGGCTCGAGATCGTCACGCTGGTCATCCCGGGGTTCAACGACTCCGACGAGGAGCTCAGGGACATCGCGCGGTTCCTGGTCTCGGTCTCGCCGGATATCCCGTGGCACGTCACGGCGTTCCACCCCGACTACAAGATGACGGATCGGGACCAGACCGCCGCCCAGACGCTCCTGCGGGCCGCCGAGATCGGCGTGACCGAGGGCCTGCGCTACGTCTACGCCGGCAACCTGCCCGGCCGCGTCGGGCCCTTCGAGAACACCCGCTGCCCGTCCTGCCGGACGCTGCTGATCGAGCGCGCGGGCTACCGGATCGTCAGGGACGTGCTGACGCCGACCTCCGGGTCCTGCCCCTCGTGCGGGATGTCGATCCCCGGCCGCTGGCGCTGA
- a CDS encoding DUF6338 family protein, with amino-acid sequence MAHLLALRPGRGTGAAVYGCACLVLHSARFSSRFRSNHRAPQPAGRRPSAPSALRGLHRPHPVPTAWDYVFSHSTGSWVLVTLADGSTVAGIFSARSFASSDAAERDLFLEQLYRVEDDGPWQPVPMNRGVWIRGEAIRAIEFLQFQE; translated from the coding sequence GTGGCTCATCTACTTGCTCTTCGTCCGGGCCGGGGTACTGGCGCAGCCGTATATGGCTGCGCTTGCCTGGTTCTTCATTCTGCTCGTTTCTCCAGTCGCTTTCGGAGTAACCACCGGGCTCCTCAGCCAGCGGGCCGTCGTCCGTCGGCTCCTAGCGCGCTACGGGGTCTACACCGTCCACACCCGGTTCCGACGGCATGGGACTACGTCTTCAGCCACTCGACAGGATCCTGGGTGCTGGTCACCCTCGCGGATGGCTCCACGGTAGCGGGGATCTTCAGCGCTCGGTCGTTTGCCTCCTCGGACGCCGCGGAGCGAGACCTCTTCCTCGAGCAGCTCTACAGGGTCGAGGACGACGGCCCTTGGCAGCCGGTGCCGATGAATCGCGGCGTGTGGATTCGAGGGGAGGCCATCCGTGCCATCGAGTTCTTGCAGTTTCAGGAGTAA